Proteins from one Bacteroides zhangwenhongii genomic window:
- a CDS encoding phage virion morphogenesis protein — MNIQEFSRRLQQKAAELNDFRHRKLPVLVGCTAKDHFQENFRQGGFVDGGLHPWQEAWRRKKGGKRASAKYGTLLSGRNHLFSSIRYIPGDSRVTVTNDVEYAALHNNGGQITTHPQVTPKMRRFAWAQYYRAAGISKRMKAGGKKRKAMEENLPEEALKWKRLALTTKEKLDVKATIPQRQFIGESRELNQKIEKLIETNITNILNK; from the coding sequence ATGAATATTCAAGAATTTAGCAGGAGACTTCAACAAAAAGCTGCCGAACTGAATGATTTTCGCCACCGGAAGCTCCCCGTCCTGGTAGGTTGTACGGCAAAAGACCATTTTCAAGAAAATTTCCGTCAGGGTGGTTTTGTCGACGGCGGTCTCCATCCCTGGCAGGAAGCCTGGAGGCGGAAGAAAGGCGGAAAAAGAGCTTCTGCCAAATACGGTACGTTACTTTCCGGACGCAACCATCTGTTTAGCTCCATAAGGTACATTCCGGGAGACTCCCGCGTCACCGTGACAAACGACGTGGAATACGCGGCTTTGCACAACAATGGAGGACAAATAACCACGCATCCGCAAGTGACCCCGAAAATGAGGAGGTTCGCATGGGCGCAATACTACCGGGCTGCCGGAATCAGCAAAAGGATGAAAGCCGGCGGAAAGAAACGCAAAGCCATGGAAGAGAATCTTCCGGAAGAAGCATTGAAGTGGAAAAGGCTTGCACTGACAACAAAAGAAAAACTCGATGTAAAAGCTACCATTCCCCAACGCCAGTTTATCGGTGAAAGCCGTGAACTGAATCAGAAAATAGAAAAATTAATAGAAACCAATATTACTAACATTCTAAATAAATAA
- a CDS encoding ImmA/IrrE family metallo-endopeptidase yields the protein MATKNQICKVGVQNSLSMFNTVGQELQSIFLANEINDAEKQMGIKNLSQKERLTDRQIDKACRITGMGNELKSFLINFQEEYQKDKSQCMLRYKAACKNFTQLKKILPLLRNEFNNGIDLLDDILDYFNVDSEEEIFADSEKVAVFFREQNNTEVDPINLKAWLRRGELDFQQMDLPRYDEDAFFKWIESYEWKQEIENVNYFMELPQKLARYGVALIYVPFLPKTVYGSVRWINGHPLIEISDRNRDLATCWFTLFHEFGHVIKHKNIEVLEGEINESKSKKNKRETEANKFANHYLFNGDGLRKEVFLNKRMGNCMNAKYLSDKYNVNSILVSYWLLKAQYQPEFQRKIHIDFISAYQ from the coding sequence ATGGCAACAAAGAATCAAATATGCAAAGTAGGTGTACAAAACTCTTTGTCTATGTTTAACACCGTTGGCCAAGAGTTACAAAGTATTTTCTTAGCTAATGAAATTAACGATGCTGAGAAGCAAATGGGGATTAAGAATCTTTCCCAAAAGGAGCGGCTGACTGATCGCCAGATAGACAAGGCATGTAGAATAACTGGTATGGGGAATGAACTTAAATCATTTTTGATAAATTTCCAAGAAGAATACCAAAAGGATAAATCTCAATGCATGCTCCGTTATAAAGCAGCTTGTAAAAATTTCACTCAATTGAAGAAAATTCTTCCATTGTTAAGGAATGAATTTAATAATGGGATTGATTTACTTGATGACATTCTTGACTATTTCAATGTTGATTCGGAAGAAGAAATATTTGCCGACTCAGAAAAGGTTGCTGTTTTTTTTAGAGAACAGAATAATACGGAAGTAGATCCTATAAATTTGAAGGCATGGCTAAGGCGTGGAGAATTAGACTTTCAACAAATGGATCTTCCCCGTTATGATGAAGATGCATTTTTTAAATGGATCGAATCTTATGAGTGGAAACAAGAAATCGAAAATGTGAACTATTTTATGGAATTGCCACAAAAATTAGCTCGCTATGGCGTGGCACTTATTTATGTGCCGTTTCTTCCTAAAACAGTCTATGGTTCAGTAAGATGGATAAATGGGCATCCGCTTATAGAAATATCTGATAGAAATAGAGATTTGGCAACATGTTGGTTTACTTTATTTCATGAATTTGGGCACGTTATAAAGCACAAAAATATAGAAGTATTGGAAGGCGAAATAAACGAGTCTAAATCTAAAAAAAATAAAAGAGAAACAGAAGCAAACAAGTTTGCTAATCACTATCTTTTTAATGGAGATGGTCTACGAAAAGAAGTGTTTCTGAATAAAAGAATGGGGAATTGTATGAATGCAAAGTATCTTTCTGATAAATATAATGTTAATAGCATATTGGTGTCTTATTGGTTATTGAAGGCACAATATCAACCTGAATTTCAGAGGAAGATACATATTGATTTTATTTCTGCCTATCAATAG
- a CDS encoding DNA adenine methylase — MRTPITYYGGKQQLADKIISMMPAHKIYCEPFFGGGAVFFAKPKSYLEVINDKNDRLITFYRQVAENFDELRCLVENTLHSETEYLKAKDFYNGRVPAGDLELAWSVWMITNGSFSGSMHGGWKWCNGSAGSHTGIFMRNKRTEFNDILRSRLAEVQISCRDALEVIKQRDTPETFFYLDPPYPGCTQGHYRGYTHEELYQLLTVLQGIKGKFILSNFWCQTLRYFVAVNKWHVEKIDMPLKVANLTKTKRKTEILISNYELNPTLF, encoded by the coding sequence ATGAGAACCCCAATCACATATTACGGTGGCAAGCAGCAGCTGGCCGATAAAATTATTTCCATGATGCCGGCACACAAAATTTATTGTGAACCGTTTTTCGGTGGCGGTGCTGTTTTTTTTGCTAAACCTAAGAGTTATCTTGAGGTTATAAATGACAAGAACGACCGCCTTATCACTTTTTACCGACAGGTAGCCGAAAACTTTGATGAGTTGCGCTGCCTGGTAGAGAATACCCTTCATTCAGAAACAGAGTATCTGAAAGCAAAAGATTTCTATAACGGTCGAGTTCCGGCCGGAGATTTAGAATTAGCTTGGTCGGTGTGGATGATAACCAACGGTTCCTTTTCTGGAAGTATGCACGGTGGATGGAAATGGTGTAATGGTTCGGCAGGAAGCCATACAGGTATATTTATGAGGAACAAACGCACAGAGTTTAACGATATCCTTCGTTCACGCCTGGCCGAAGTACAGATTTCCTGTCGGGATGCATTGGAGGTCATAAAGCAAAGAGATACACCGGAAACATTCTTCTACCTAGACCCACCATACCCTGGGTGTACTCAAGGTCATTACCGTGGATATACTCACGAAGAATTGTACCAACTGCTCACCGTCCTACAGGGAATAAAAGGAAAGTTCATCTTATCTAACTTCTGGTGCCAAACACTTCGATACTTCGTAGCTGTCAATAAGTGGCATGTAGAAAAGATAGATATGCCCCTCAAAGTCGCCAATCTAACCAAGACGAAACGTAAAACAGAAATTTTAATAAGTAATTACGAGCTAAACCCAACGCTGTTTTAG
- a CDS encoding DUF4248 domain-containing protein, protein MNAIYMSDLAQQYFPNSTPRSATSQLHRWIVLNPELTAKLEELHFVSRQRALTPLQHEAIVMFLGEPGD, encoded by the coding sequence ATGAATGCCATTTATATGAGCGACCTGGCTCAACAATATTTCCCCAATTCCACTCCACGGAGCGCAACGTCACAGTTGCACCGATGGATAGTACTGAATCCCGAACTTACCGCAAAACTGGAGGAATTGCACTTCGTATCCAGGCAAAGGGCATTGACACCGTTGCAGCATGAGGCAATAGTGATGTTTTTGGGAGAACCGGGGGATTGA
- a CDS encoding transposase, translating into MSRGRNKELLSRRDEKLLRRYYELTEVQNLRFDRALTLLSKDEFFISEARIMAIIRKNCDRLGDVVIKPVPKVRTPRLTARQLALFNTDE; encoded by the coding sequence ATGTCACGCGGAAGAAACAAGGAATTATTGTCACGCAGGGATGAAAAATTGCTCCGGCGTTATTACGAACTGACAGAGGTACAGAACCTCCGTTTCGATCGTGCCCTGACTTTGCTTTCTAAAGACGAGTTTTTCATCAGTGAGGCCCGTATCATGGCTATTATCCGTAAAAATTGTGACCGTTTGGGAGATGTTGTGATAAAACCGGTTCCCAAAGTACGGACGCCAAGACTTACAGCCCGTCAACTGGCATTGTTCAATACCGATGAATAA
- a CDS encoding HU family DNA-binding protein produces the protein MSVKYSLALMSTKPGDDTAKKMYYAKAQADGEVTMDEMAEEISYATSLTDGDVLNVLRALIRQMKVQLAAGKIVKMENFGTFQIQVCSTGTETKKEFTANNITAAHIQFRPGKMVKVATRSEALSFMKVTGKKEVVADDPTEPSEPVNPDDGGNGEAPDPAE, from the coding sequence ATGAGTGTAAAGTATTCGCTTGCTCTGATGAGCACAAAGCCGGGAGATGACACGGCTAAGAAAATGTATTATGCCAAGGCGCAGGCCGACGGGGAAGTGACCATGGACGAGATGGCGGAAGAAATATCCTATGCCACCTCCCTGACCGACGGTGATGTGTTGAACGTACTCCGTGCCTTGATCCGCCAGATGAAGGTGCAGCTGGCAGCCGGTAAAATCGTGAAGATGGAAAACTTTGGAACCTTCCAGATTCAGGTGTGCAGCACAGGCACGGAGACCAAGAAGGAGTTCACAGCCAATAATATCACGGCTGCGCATATCCAGTTCCGGCCGGGCAAGATGGTGAAAGTAGCCACACGCAGTGAAGCGCTGAGCTTCATGAAAGTGACCGGTAAAAAAGAAGTGGTAGCGGATGACCCTACCGAACCGTCTGAACCGGTCAATCCGGATGATGGCGGAAACGGAGAGGCTCCGGATCCGGCTGAGTAA